A region from the Pseudonocardia petroleophila genome encodes:
- a CDS encoding GntR family transcriptional regulator, producing the protein MLTLDDSRPTYLQVADVLRAEIRNGQLPVGERVPSVRDLSERFEIAPVTTQSALRVLRDEGLIVSRSTRGYFVRDELPPEPAESAEYATIREQLTSVQNAMHELVDRISHLEAVVLPPAAADPPGSPRPAPGPDDSGPPSPR; encoded by the coding sequence GTGCTGACGCTCGATGACTCCCGGCCCACCTACCTCCAGGTGGCCGACGTCCTACGAGCCGAGATCAGGAATGGACAGCTTCCGGTGGGGGAGCGGGTGCCCTCGGTCCGGGACCTGTCGGAGCGGTTCGAGATCGCGCCCGTCACGACGCAGAGCGCGTTGCGCGTACTCCGTGACGAGGGGCTGATCGTGTCCCGCTCGACCCGCGGCTACTTCGTCCGCGACGAGCTGCCGCCCGAGCCGGCCGAGTCCGCCGAGTACGCGACGATCCGCGAACAGCTCACATCCGTGCAGAACGCCATGCACGAGCTGGTCGACCGGATCAGTCACCTGGAGGCGGTGGTCCTTCCTCCGGCGGCGGCCGATCCTCCCGGATCGCCACGGCCAGCACCCGGACCCGATGACTCAGGCCCTCCATCTCCTCGGTGA